The sequence tttaacttcagagaaatgtgatgtcaaatccttggtaatttgcatcaaatttaaaatcttttctttttttcgaagatagactatccatggcccagtggtaccctgtggataatgtttagccctcggagtatttaaactcttactagtatccggaatatgattcggatgatcttccataagatcatccattacattaaatttttttgtaaattaataataccaaaataaaaacttatgtttagtaaaatttcagatataagaaataaaaaataaattaaattaaatctaccttgtagctgatgtctctgttcctttatcgtgaagaacgacgtgaagctcttccaacgatttccaattggcagtcttctgctgtttccaattggcagtcttctgtcgtttactgctatctcagttgctctgccgtcgttgtgaacaccactgcacttgctgtgctgcctgtacctgaccccaggtacagtgcttttgctcttggtggcgatcaaatgcgatgcttgcagtgtagcacctcgcgatatatgccgtctcttttgatcctacgcagcgtacaaattctggtacctggtagatcagcactgggttgctttagcacctttgtgcctttgcaccccttcgtcttcgcacctttatgcgatggcacctctgtgactcgtcacttctatgctctcgcacctctgtgtttctacacctctgtgcgtatgaacgggatggccttcgttgctagctttccagtcgggaaacgccccgaatattacgtttgctatgggcagtttaactacctgaagcttagaattgtctcggtatcagccgttaactcacgagccagtacaatcgaaacacaacctcttcgcttgaatggtttttactgaatgcgaGCTCAGACTTGTCTGCTATGATATTCACAACACATAAAACAAGAACCACGAAAGAATCAAAGACAAATATGCGTGTACTTCAACGTTTCACTTTGAAATGGGTTGATTCATCGAGTTTGGGATGCTTTGAAGCTTATCGCAATGACCCGTATTATGCGTTCTGTAAAATTTGTTTGGTGAAAATCTGCGTTGCGCGTGGTGGGAAATCAAATCTGAGTTCACATTTAGTCACCCAACGACACTGTGACGCAAATGATCAGTTTTATACTGCTATAGAAGTAGAATGCGCTGATCATGCTACACTTCACGCAGCCATCGTCGCTCAGTTTAATAGAGACAACATCGATTACAAGAACAACTTGAGGGGATTTGCATCAGACGGTGCATCTGTCATGATGGGTAGAAGCAACTCAGTCATGCGACTATTCAAAAAAGAATGTCCGGGTATGATATCCATTAAATGTACTTGTCATTCGCTAGCCTTATGCGCCAGCTATGCGTGCGAGAAAGTACCAGTTTATTTGGAACAATTGATGCGAGATATATACAACTATTTATCAAGCAGCCCAAAACGGGCAAAAGAATTCCAAAGAATTCAACATATCGTTGACGTCAAACCATTAAAAATCCTTCAGCCAAGCGCTACAAGATGGCTCTCTTTGGAAGCTGTTATCAAACGAAATCTTGAGAGATTTGATGAGCTCAATATGTTTTTCTCTTTCCAAGTAAAGTACGATCAGAATTCAACGGCAATACGCATTTTGAATCATCTCAATGATCCCACGACAAAACCGTTGTTGCTTTTCCTTAACTATGTATTATCACTAATCAATAATGTTAATCGTATTTTCCAATCAGTTGATTCCAAGTTTTTCGAAATTTACAATGAAACGAAAACTTTGCTCGCAGTAGTCCTGGGTAATTTATGTAGAGAAGATTACGTAATGAGGTTTTATAAGGAAAATGTTGATGCAGCAGATTTTGAAAACTTTATTAAATCCCCTGAAGAAATTTATGTTGGAGTTGAGGCAAATCAAGTCGAGAAATCGATAGAACAATACAAGAAGTTGATATTTaaatctatttgtcgtgatttttaTATTGAGTTGgtgaaacaaattttgaagcgATTTGATTTCACGAATCCAATAATTAAAACTGCTGCTTCACTAAATCCTCAGACCTTCATGGAGCTGCCAAACCTGAATGAATCGATGATACAGTTTCCACGATTTCTAGAAGGGATTGACAAACAGGAGTTAGACAACGAATTCAGGAGACTTAAAATAAGTGTTACTAAGCTTAATATATTGGAAACAAACATGACGTGGCCTCAGTTATTGGATGTTAAGACACGTAATAGCTTGTTTATGTATCCATTACTgcgaaattttattcgattttttttattattccacATTCATCGGCATGTGTGGAGAGGATATTTTCGTTGTACAATGCTTACAAATCTAAAACAAGAAACCGTTTGACTTCAGACACCATgaattcgattttgaaagcTAAAAACTATGTTTCCGAGCATGGCGGTGCATCAAAAATTCAACTcacaaaaacaatgaaaataaaatttaacaaatctaTGTACAAGCATAATTCTGTAGATTATCTCCAAAACAGTACGATTGACATTTAAATATAAATAAGTTTATAATAAAGTGTTTTGTAACTTTTTGTGCAAGCAACAATCCTCGTCTTATCATGAAAGTGTTTTCGATCGTTATTAATCATCGGAATCATTAAACTGATCGTCCATTGCACTATTTGCAACGAATTCTTTGTAATATATTATTGTTACATGATAGTTTTTCTAGTCAAAAAAATCAAGTTTGCAatgcagattttttatacagatttttctgtcaaaaatgcagatttgcagatttttgcccaaaaaaatgcagatttaaatgtggcaaccctgcttatgccaaattttacaaattttaccagTTTTTGTCAGTTATTACCAGATCGTTATGCTTTTGGCCTCTAGacgatagcggcccttacactatcattaaaagtgtcattactaagtaatgacacttctgctcaaactctcgtaattactgcattactgtacatcattacttttttgaattacacgttcattattaatgatgagtatttttaaCTACTCCAGCTTGTAACCAGAAAACTTCCCCTCAGCAATTAAAGAATATTAGCAATATTCTTTATCTTCGTTTAGCaggaaataaatttgatttgccattgaaacgttaaggttaatgaaacattaataatttaaatctacactttgccatttgcagaattttttttcacgtatagTTCTGAAGAGAACGTTTACTTCATGgttgtcaaattttctcatctaatacaactgacgatattcagcacttccacaaaaaaaataagaagaagaaataatgttggtaatgatggaaaatccggaattccattattactcgtgtcattactgaactcgtagaccttacacgatcattaaaagtgtcattagattttagtaatgacattttaatgatcgtgtagggGCCGCttataagacaagacctgacaactggcttcttatttttCCTtcccagcagagatgccatttatacggatttatctgtattatggggctgtccataaaagacgtcacgctttttttgacgatttttgactccccatcccccctttgtcacaaattgtcacagaagcaaagaaccccccccccctatgtcacatgtcacgaattcaaaataaataaaattcatctcaatacattctcaatatgtatgacaaaccatacaaatatgagggaaaaatcgatttattacatgctgtcattagattgaaaaatatccctaaaactacaaaatcatcgaaattattttattaatatcaattatataaattaacaaaagtatttggttggaattgatggaacatttaaatcatctgttttattcctcctaggggtacacagatatattattgttttaggtaaagaataatatttccttagtgtagcatacagggctaagaaaataaataccaaaacctcatcaaaacgagatcactgccggagaatctcttCATTATCAGTTGAACAGCGAAATTTAaaccacatcgatcaatatcggtactgatagtccgtcacacaatgggtagtcattttgagctaaaatgattcttgatttatgtaagttcaatcattggatgattcgataagctttgatgttggtggaggaaaatcacatatgatcaagataagacatgacatgatctacgtctaaaatcgttgatctcctgccctttttcaaatggagtacaattgaataaactgcatcagaatcagataagagaaattcttatgatatactattatcaatgctagaaaatcaaattactgaaaaaattgtcagtgtataacttaagttaaaccgtttgaaggcatctttttcttttttactcatattaggcaaaatttattaatttcgctaatttactcgctccactttacaagaagaagcttttacatcaacaaatacacgttttcctatagaatgtaaacgtttattgtggagatattttcaggaaatagggcaaagcaggaATATAAttgggtatttcaaaaatgcgctcattgaaaatattggacgtcacattccaaaaacctctccccctcccccctgtcacaaaaggtcacgttttatgaaacacccccctcccccttgcggcgtgacgtcttttatgaacagcccctatactgatttttacatacgcatacagaatacagattagaTACAGatcttctaaatttaatacgaatTTCCCAAGaagtaaaataaaaactttttcgtaagagtaatctattagtatttgattgcagtgacgagaagcaaagtcttggtctaATTGAATTTATCATTCTACAGCCTTAAtgtgttggaataacatcttttaacatcattttattgttgaaatttattttattagtgaatacaaataaatacaGACTTTTCATAgagagtaatacagattttatatgaaaatatctggcatctctgcttccgATTCACCCTTCTCGTCTTCTTCGCCCTGTTGAATAAATACCAACTGCCTGTTTACGTATCGTGAACagttacagatttttttaataattttaatagaatATTAATCTCATATAAATTTTTTAGGCTCCgtctttgatttgaaataaacgtgaaaaatgttttgataaatgaattatttttatagtttataaatgcttaaaaacaattaattgagcatatttctgctattgaacaacccaaaaatatttttatcctctCCTATCTTCAAACGAAACTTCAAATCCattattaaaaaatgtttaaattgcGACGACAGTGTACAACACAACACTTCATTCTCCTCCTAAAAGTGAACACACTTTCGAATTAACACTAATTTTTAAATCTTTTTCGGTAACACTTTGATTCACTAAAAGGTttgatcgacgacacgacctgccactcgtctatcaaaactgtatcgcaaatttaactaccccacagtaactcgtaatgtcaaaattgaATCGTtcgaaaattattaaaaactGGCAACTAAGAATAAACAGCTCTACTTCTAATAACAGTTATTTGCACCGTAGAAACTGGTGTTtattatcaaatcaaattaattttgTCGAAATTCGAAGAATAGTTTTGTTGAGATAAACCATGAACGTTCAACAgacaaaataaaatgatttaatgtttgaacaatttttcgtaaaacctggAGAATGAGGACAATCCTGAGAGAAAAGGTAGTGGTTATCGTAGACAAACATCGTCAGTTGATTATTGGGATGCCACGACTGAACCGAACTAGAAAAAATCGAAGATAAGAAGTTATTACATGTTCTTCGTATGCTTCAGATATTTAAAAATATGTACATAAGCACCGGAGAACACTTATGTTTGAAGATTTTAAAGCGTTCTCTTTGAAAATGACATATTGGACATACTGGACATAttcataattttaaattatgatTGTTTCAATAAGCAGCATTGTAAATGTTGCACGAGAGCAATCATCGAAAAACTTTACAGAAGATAGCATATCAACAAATTGGGATCAATTATTTGTATATTTATATAGTttctaaaaatatataaaaaattcagttgAAAATTCTTTGCAGTTCAAGGGTAGCATCGTTTGCCTTCGATatcttgattcaaataaaacattCTCAGTTACTCGAAAACTGAGTAGAACGCATAATTAACTTCGTTTTAATTAATATAACATTTTATTTCCtcaatattacttatatttgatTCACATGTTGAGCATACACAATGCCAAGGATTGGCGAGGTTGATAACAGTTCTTCTCCGGCGTGATCTCATTCATTGGCGTTGTCTTTTTCCAGTTGTCTATGAAAGCAATATTTCGTTAGCtacgaaatgaaatttttcgattCATCAGGCGAAAATAACTGTTGAAgcaaatattttgtatttggTTGAAGTATCTTGATTGTCCGATTTCATGGCCTGTATTCCCGAAAATAGTATCCGGCTGAACATATAACTTTTCCATTTGTTCATGTTTATTTGCACTATTGGGATACCATGGTAACAAGCTCGTAACAACcataacagtgttgctcaagaagattattttcatcattatcaaggggtcgctatatttgtggtaactggtggtaaatcgctcacggacactttttattccaaattttctTCTGAgtatctggtcgtgtcgtcggtttgttGCTGATttcaattacacagtgctgtctCTATTAATATTTATTACAGATGAGGTTGAAAACCCGatgaaacattctctgaaaattttcattttccttgatgagctaaaattaaaaattcaattaacttgttttctgattttctctaTACTTGGCATCAATGCTCGCGCACCCTACAaaagtttttactttttacaacgtgcgggtagcaacatcaaaatcagccaatcataaactgaatcggttctacatttttggcatcttgattttattttttcaataaaaaagtaCATACGATAAGTTATTGCCcatcatatatactaattatggaaaatgttactGAAAAAACATTGCTTTTCCACTACCAAACATTGCTTTTCCATTACATttaaatcacagactaacagacaggacactcaaattagattcttcaatcattttaacggtcattttgaatattcctttatttgggacagtactcacatgtgtcatgatggcgccacgttaccctatcaaaaacatcctgtctgtcatctagactgtgtttattttctttcatttaccaacagagttgccattcatacaggattacctgtaatgttttgatttgtatacgtccatgcgaatttcatgcaggatacagatttaatacatattgccaaaactatatacataattttgctacttctcatcctccaacgcaatacaaaatcgaaaccgctttgttacaatatttacttgcttctggtctgccgccacttaattccGGGTGAAAACTATTATCaacataatccaataatttattgtgacgatttattttcaaatattttgatgaaatcaggcatgaAATGaaatgcaagcagctgatcggtgttgacaaacgagggaaaaccaactagtaaaaaaacttttacataacacaaggggtgtacagatagtgaatagttcgcgcagtacaatataggtggaactagtgcatcacgaaaaattatttttataagaaattaatcatactgtcatgtctgttagtctgtgtttaaatttcatttacctCATCTCATGATTtttcgggtaatttttcaaaagggcgtataagcaagtgacagttcctCCTtattcactctctctttcgattactgtgatgtgattaaaatgattttctttgatatcactattctgtttgaaagtcgaaagtttcgggtatcatttcgtgcaaagagttgagtgataaacgtggaactcgcttggtaattaatagaagagaaagtaaacaaagagaaactgtcatacgCCCTTTTAAAAATTATCCGAGatttgttttttatatgtacgaatattaaatgaagtcgaaaaaatagaaaaaatgaaGAAGACAGTaaaaaacaagacacgtacggcgagataatgaagcaatttcgcctggataattttgacagcagccggaatgcagccagccttctgacggttgccggaattcctcacaagcgggttccgtcatttcgataatgtgagtcgtattcagagatgccaggtctgcagatttgtctgtaaatctgcagatttggggtattgaggtttctatgcccggtgaaaaacgaACGGCGGCCctagtgaaaaatgggtggccaatacgtttcctgatgaaaacaaaacaatatgtaaaagcgatttacACTGAGTCATCGTTTTACTTATCTATTTCACTAagcattgcgcacaatttgctTATCTTATTGCGCGAGTTATGTAGTAAAGTTTTGTACGTTACAATGCATACGAAGTCTTATAATTTAGCTAAACTTGCAGGGACACGTAGTCCAAGAACTACGAAGCTTTTTAAAAGCACATCTAGAGCAGTAGACGATCTGTCCaccttgatgaatttctttggaGATTCTTCAACAACATATTTCCCTTTTTCCACTGTTCGGATGAACACTAATTATTGACGGATGTGGTGACTGCAATAGGGAAATTCgaaaacttaaattttttagtgaGTTATAACAGCATTTATACTAGGTTCTCATTACAGAAATTCAGTAATAAAtacaatatgaaaaaatcgcttagaattttgatttttttaaagctaataattttttatttgtattattattaattacttTTATTAGTATTACAGCTTATTGGTAttactgtttttattattattcatacCAATATATTACGATTGTATTTATGAATATTCGATATTCGTCTTACCGGTATCCATTTGATTAGAGCCAAAGCTACAGTAGCTTTAGGACTCATATCTAGTCCGAAAAAATCACGTTTCACTCTTCTAGCCGTCGAATAAGTCAAAGCCTTCCAAGCTCCTCTAATGTCCCCTACAGTTAAATTTGATTCCTTATTTATTTCATGTATATCAATTATGCCAATACTTACGGTCTTCCACTTCATTGAATATTCCTTCTTCTAGCcacagacattttcaaaaaGTGCCGGAGATGTCAGCACTGGGATTAAGCTGCTTGGTGCAACGCTCGAACGCTTGTTGAAGCTGCAAGATACAGCTTCTTGTATCTATGAATGTAATTTCTTTATGT comes from Malaya genurostris strain Urasoe2022 chromosome 3, Malgen_1.1, whole genome shotgun sequence and encodes:
- the LOC131434088 gene encoding uncharacterized protein LOC131434088; this translates as MRVLQRFTLKWVDSSSLGCFEAYRNDPYYAFCKICLVKICVARGGKSNLSSHLVTQRHCDANDQFYTAIEVECADHATLHAAIVAQFNRDNIDYKNNLRGFASDGASVMMGRSNSVMRLFKKECPGMISIKCTCHSLALCASYACEKVPVYLEQLMRDIYNYLSSSPKRAKEFQRIQHIVDVKPLKILQPSATRWLSLEAVIKRNLERFDELNMFFSFQVKYDQNSTAIRILNHLNDPTTKPLLLFLNYVLSLINNVNRIFQSVDSKFFEIYNETKTLLAVVLGNLCREDYVMRFYKENVDAADFENFIKSPEEIYVGVEANQVEKSIEQYKKLIFKSICRDFYIELVKQILKRFDFTNPIIKTAASLNPQTFMELPNLNESMIQFPRFLEGIDKQELDNEFRRLKISVTKLNILETNMTWPQLLDVKTHYLQNSTIDI